Proteins encoded within one genomic window of Pararhizobium capsulatum DSM 1112:
- a CDS encoding trimethylamine methyltransferase family protein: protein MSDNQVTPPSLSETDAPLERRRRTGGRGAERSRKSLGGSKYLNLVNSIEKTKVVDEETIEAIHQASLTVLEEIGMDVILPEARSLMKAAGAKVTPGTDRVRFDRGLIMEMIASTPSGFTMHARNPVRNVQIGGNNLVFAQIASAPFVADRDGGRRAGNQEDYRKLVKLAQSYDIIHTTGGYPVEPVDIHASVRHLDCLSDMVKLTDKVFHAYSLGKQRNLDALEIARIGRGITAEQLEQEPSLFTIINTSSPLRLDGPMLQGIMEMSARNQVVVVTPFTLAGAMAPVTIAGALVQQNAEALSGIAFTQMVRRGAPVMYGGFTSNVDMKTGAPAFGTPEYMKAVIAGGQLARRYGIPYRTSNTNASNTLDAQAAYESALSLWALTQGGGNFIMHAAGWSEGGLTASFEKFILDVDMLQMVAEFLKPLDVSADALGLDAIRDVGPGGHFFGTAHTLARYETAFYAPILSDWRNFETWTEAGRPTTYDHANRIFKEKLNEYERPPLDPAIEEELDAFVARRKIEGGVPTDF from the coding sequence ATGAGCGACAACCAGGTAACGCCGCCTTCCCTCAGCGAAACAGATGCACCCCTGGAGCGTCGTCGCCGAACCGGAGGAAGGGGAGCGGAACGCTCCCGCAAAAGCCTTGGCGGTTCGAAATATCTCAATCTGGTCAACTCGATAGAAAAAACCAAGGTCGTCGATGAAGAGACGATCGAAGCCATTCATCAGGCATCTCTGACCGTGCTCGAAGAGATCGGCATGGACGTCATCCTGCCGGAAGCGCGCAGCCTGATGAAGGCGGCCGGCGCCAAGGTTACGCCTGGAACGGACCGTGTGCGCTTCGACCGCGGGCTGATCATGGAGATGATCGCCTCCACTCCATCCGGCTTTACCATGCATGCCCGCAATCCAGTTCGCAACGTCCAGATCGGCGGCAATAATCTCGTCTTCGCCCAGATCGCCAGCGCACCTTTCGTGGCAGACCGCGACGGCGGCCGTCGGGCCGGCAATCAGGAAGACTATCGCAAGCTCGTCAAGCTTGCTCAATCCTATGACATCATCCACACGACAGGCGGCTATCCCGTCGAGCCGGTCGATATCCACGCATCGGTGCGCCATCTCGATTGTCTCTCGGACATGGTGAAGCTCACCGACAAGGTCTTCCACGCCTATTCGCTCGGCAAGCAGCGCAATCTCGATGCCCTGGAGATCGCCCGCATCGGCCGCGGTATCACTGCAGAGCAACTCGAGCAGGAACCCTCGCTGTTCACCATCATCAACACCTCTTCACCGCTCAGGCTTGATGGCCCGATGCTGCAGGGCATCATGGAAATGTCGGCACGCAACCAGGTCGTCGTGGTCACCCCTTTCACGCTTGCCGGCGCGATGGCACCTGTCACGATTGCCGGCGCCCTGGTGCAGCAGAATGCCGAAGCGCTGTCCGGTATCGCCTTTACCCAGATGGTCCGTCGCGGCGCCCCGGTCATGTATGGCGGCTTCACCTCCAACGTCGACATGAAGACGGGTGCGCCGGCCTTCGGCACGCCGGAATACATGAAGGCCGTCATCGCCGGCGGCCAGCTTGCCCGCCGCTACGGCATTCCCTACCGCACATCCAATACCAACGCCTCCAACACCCTGGATGCACAGGCGGCCTATGAATCTGCCCTCTCCCTCTGGGCGCTGACCCAAGGCGGCGGCAATTTCATCATGCACGCCGCAGGGTGGAGCGAGGGCGGGCTCACGGCTTCATTCGAGAAGTTCATCCTTGATGTCGACATGCTGCAAATGGTGGCAGAGTTCCTGAAGCCGCTCGATGTCAGTGCCGATGCACTCGGGCTCGACGCCATCCGCGATGTCGGCCCTGGCGGACACTTCTTCGGCACGGCCCATACGCTCGCCCGCTACGAAACGGCCTTCTATGCGCCGATCCTGTCCGACTGGCGTAATTTCGAGACATGGACCGAGGCCGGCCGGCCCACGACCTACGATCATGCCAATCGTATCTTCAAGGAAAAGCTCAACGAATACGAGCGCCCGCCGCTCGATCCGGCTATCGAGGAAGAGCTTGATGCCTTTGTCGCCCGGCGTAAAATAGAAGGCGGCGTGCCGACTGATTTTTAG
- a CDS encoding alpha-hydroxy acid oxidase has translation MSTPLEIADLKAIAKRRVPKMFFDYADSGAWTEGTYRANEEDFKKVKLRQRVLVDMTNRSLETTMIGQTVSMPVALSPTGLTGMQHADGEMLAAQAAEEFGVPFTLSTMSICSIEDVASVTKKPFWFQLYVMRDRDFVKNLIDRAKAAKCSALVLTLDLQILGQRHKDLRNGLSAPPKFTPKHIWQMATRPLWCMQMLQTKRRSFGNIVGHAKNVSDLSSLSAWTAEQFDPQLSWENVAEIKEMWGGPLILKGILDVEDAKMAARTGADAIIVSNHGGRQLDGAPSSISMLPRIVDAVGGMMEVHLDGGIRSGQDVLKAVALGAQGTYIGRPFLYGLGAGGKGGVKLTLEIIRKELDITMALCGKRDIRDIDASVIAE, from the coding sequence ATGTCCACGCCTCTCGAAATCGCCGACCTCAAAGCCATCGCCAAGCGTCGTGTGCCAAAGATGTTCTTCGACTATGCCGACAGCGGCGCCTGGACAGAAGGCACCTACCGGGCCAACGAGGAGGATTTCAAGAAGGTGAAGCTGCGCCAGCGCGTGCTGGTCGACATGACCAACCGCTCGCTGGAAACGACGATGATCGGCCAGACCGTATCGATGCCCGTGGCGCTGTCCCCGACCGGCCTCACCGGCATGCAGCATGCAGACGGCGAAATGCTGGCGGCGCAGGCGGCCGAGGAATTCGGTGTTCCCTTCACGCTCTCGACCATGAGCATCTGCTCGATCGAGGACGTCGCCTCGGTGACCAAGAAACCCTTCTGGTTCCAGCTCTACGTCATGCGCGACCGGGATTTCGTGAAGAACCTGATCGACCGCGCCAAGGCGGCCAAGTGCTCGGCGCTGGTCCTGACGCTTGATCTGCAAATCCTCGGCCAGCGCCACAAGGACTTGCGCAACGGCCTCTCCGCCCCGCCAAAGTTCACCCCAAAACATATCTGGCAGATGGCAACCCGGCCGCTCTGGTGCATGCAGATGCTGCAAACCAAGCGCCGCAGCTTCGGCAACATCGTCGGCCATGCCAAGAACGTTTCCGATCTCTCGTCGCTGTCCGCCTGGACGGCCGAGCAGTTCGATCCGCAACTGTCCTGGGAAAATGTCGCGGAGATCAAGGAAATGTGGGGCGGCCCACTGATCCTCAAGGGCATTCTCGATGTCGAGGACGCGAAGATGGCAGCCCGCACCGGCGCCGATGCGATTATCGTCTCCAATCACGGCGGTCGCCAGCTCGACGGCGCCCCATCCTCGATCAGCATGCTGCCAAGGATCGTCGATGCAGTCGGCGGCATGATGGAAGTGCATCTGGACGGCGGCATCCGCTCTGGCCAGGACGTCCTGAAGGCGGTCGCCCTCGGCGCTCAGGGAACCTATATCGGCCGCCCCTTCCTCTACGGCCTCGGCGCCGGCGGGAAAGGGGGCGTCAAACTGACACTCGAGATCATCCGCAAGGAGCTGGACATCACCATGGCGCTCTGCGGCAAGCGCGATATCAGGGATATCGATGCGAGCGTGATTGCGGAGTGA
- the guaD gene encoding guanine deaminase yields the protein MTTTLVRARTLSFSRAPLSMDDTGAYRYESDGALLVADGIILASGPYAAVRENAPADVIEIDHRPHLIVPGFIDTHVHFPQMQVIGSYAANLLEWLNTYTFPEECRFVETAHAQRIAGHFYDEMIRHGTTTAVAYCSVHKTSADAYFAEALKRNMRTVGGKVMMDRNAPQGLLDTAEMGYDETRAVIADWHGKGRNHVAITPRFAITSTPEQMSAAQALAREFPDLHIQTHLSENRDEIDFTCSLYPEAADYTDIYVRYGLLGPKSLFGHCIHLSEREMDAMSEAGAIAVHCPTSNLFLGSGLFPLKALMRREKPVRVSVATDVGGGTSYSMLKTMDEAYKIQQLLGERLNPFDSYYHMTLGNAEALSLAHKIGTLDAGTDADFIVLNMAATPAMALKAEVVNSLAEELFLLQTMGDDRVVVETYVAGIASKSGLRS from the coding sequence ATGACGACGACGCTGGTCCGCGCCCGCACGCTGAGCTTTTCGCGCGCACCGCTCTCCATGGACGACACAGGTGCCTATCGCTACGAAAGCGACGGCGCGCTGCTGGTTGCCGATGGCATCATCCTCGCAAGCGGCCCCTACGCCGCCGTCCGCGAAAATGCGCCCGCCGATGTCATCGAAATCGACCATCGCCCGCATCTGATCGTGCCGGGCTTCATCGATACCCACGTGCATTTTCCACAGATGCAGGTGATCGGTTCTTACGCCGCAAACCTCTTGGAATGGCTGAACACCTACACCTTTCCAGAGGAATGCCGCTTCGTTGAAACCGCGCATGCGCAACGTATTGCCGGGCATTTCTACGATGAGATGATCCGCCACGGCACCACCACGGCCGTCGCCTATTGCTCCGTCCACAAGACCTCCGCCGACGCCTATTTTGCTGAAGCGTTGAAGCGCAACATGCGCACGGTCGGCGGCAAGGTGATGATGGATCGCAACGCGCCGCAGGGCCTGCTCGACACAGCTGAAATGGGCTATGACGAGACCCGGGCTGTCATCGCGGACTGGCACGGCAAGGGCCGCAACCACGTCGCCATCACCCCCCGATTCGCCATCACTTCAACGCCGGAGCAGATGTCGGCCGCGCAGGCGCTCGCCCGCGAGTTCCCGGACCTGCACATCCAGACCCACCTTTCGGAAAACCGGGACGAGATCGATTTCACCTGCTCGCTCTATCCCGAAGCAGCCGATTACACCGATATCTACGTCCGCTATGGCCTGCTCGGGCCGAAATCTCTTTTCGGCCACTGTATCCATCTGTCAGAGCGCGAGATGGATGCGATGAGCGAGGCTGGCGCGATTGCCGTGCATTGCCCGACATCCAACCTCTTCCTCGGTTCCGGCCTGTTTCCGTTGAAGGCGCTGATGCGGCGGGAAAAGCCGGTGCGAGTCTCGGTCGCAACCGATGTCGGCGGTGGCACCAGCTATTCGATGCTGAAGACGATGGACGAGGCCTACAAGATCCAGCAATTGCTGGGCGAACGCCTCAACCCGTTTGACAGCTATTACCACATGACGCTCGGAAACGCGGAGGCATTGTCGCTCGCGCACAAGATCGGCACGCTGGACGCCGGCACCGACGCCGATTTTATCGTATTGAACATGGCAGCAACACCGGCCATGGCGTTGAAGGCGGAAGTGGTAAATTCGCTCGCCGAAGAGCTTTTTCTGCTGCAGACAATGGGCGACGATCGCGTTGTTGTGGAAACGTATGTGGCCGGCATCGCTTCGAAGTCCGGTTTGCGCTCATGA
- a CDS encoding NAD(P)/FAD-dependent oxidoreductase → MTDLLIVGGGIMGLWAGVKAAKEGLRVHIVERDRIGSGASGGLVGALMPHMPDRWNPKKQFQYDALVALEMDVAGLEAETGLSAGYRRSGRIMPLAKPHLREIALRHEQEALVNWHQGGREFFWNVEEQSSLSGWPADEFISSGVVLDTLAARVAPRALLALLATWLRRQENVVLEEGCGVAHLDLQAGKAEISDGRQLSFDRCIAAEGVATFGFLDTLSLSASSKPIGVAVKGQAALLDAGIDPTLPVIFNDGLYIIPHEDGRVAIGSTSEDHFGQPFSTDEQLDALIARARRFAPRLENAPVIERWAGLRPKAIGRDPIAGQHPDHTRLFVLGGGFKISFGIAHTLAAAVVAGLLGRDVQLPPSFTVDHHLRLQRQP, encoded by the coding sequence ATGACGGATCTGTTGATCGTCGGCGGCGGTATCATGGGGCTTTGGGCCGGCGTAAAGGCGGCGAAAGAGGGGCTCCGCGTTCATATCGTCGAGCGTGACCGGATAGGTTCCGGCGCGAGCGGCGGGCTGGTCGGCGCTTTGATGCCACATATGCCTGACCGCTGGAACCCCAAGAAGCAGTTTCAGTATGATGCGCTCGTTGCGCTGGAAATGGACGTTGCCGGGCTGGAAGCGGAGACCGGTCTTTCCGCCGGCTATCGCCGCAGCGGACGCATCATGCCGCTGGCCAAGCCTCATCTTCGGGAAATAGCGCTGCGGCACGAACAAGAGGCCTTGGTAAACTGGCATCAGGGTGGGCGGGAATTCTTCTGGAACGTGGAGGAACAGTCATCCCTTTCAGGATGGCCCGCGGACGAGTTTATCTCCTCCGGTGTTGTCCTCGACACGCTTGCTGCCCGCGTGGCGCCGCGCGCACTGCTTGCTCTTCTGGCAACATGGCTGCGGCGACAGGAGAACGTCGTCCTTGAGGAAGGATGCGGGGTCGCACATCTCGACCTGCAGGCGGGAAAGGCCGAGATATCCGATGGTCGTCAGTTATCCTTCGACCGCTGTATCGCTGCCGAAGGCGTGGCGACATTCGGCTTTCTGGACACTCTCTCGCTATCCGCGTCTTCCAAGCCGATCGGCGTCGCTGTCAAAGGGCAGGCGGCACTCCTGGATGCTGGTATAGACCCAACACTACCCGTCATTTTCAACGACGGGCTTTATATCATCCCGCACGAAGACGGGCGGGTCGCGATCGGCAGCACCAGCGAGGACCACTTCGGGCAGCCCTTTTCCACGGACGAACAACTGGATGCATTAATTGCACGTGCACGGCGTTTTGCGCCCCGCCTCGAAAACGCACCCGTCATCGAGCGGTGGGCGGGATTGAGGCCAAAAGCCATCGGCCGCGATCCGATCGCCGGTCAACACCCTGACCACACTCGGCTGTTTGTGCTGGGAGGAGGGTTCAAGATCAGTTTCGGGATCGCGCATACCTTGGCAGCGGCCGTAGTCGCGGGTTTGTTGGGGAGAGACGTGCAATTGCCGCCATCTTTTACGGTCGATCATCATCTGCGTCTGCAGCGGCAGCCATAG
- a CDS encoding DUF1045 domain-containing protein — protein MRYAIYYTPSMHDPLSVAAASWLGRNVYSGEACEPPSIPGFSRQEVAFHTAVPRRYGFHGTIKAPFRLHPDETEASLLKFMMQFASAAMPFEIPRLEVSRLGSFYGLMSASECAEMNYFAASVVEAFDRFRAPLSEAEIDRRDSDSLTAPQFANLHRWGFPYVMDEFRFHMMLTGALHSNLRDRFEKALREYFGHFLSEPIKVASLALFIEPEPGAPLRVHSQHPLGKLSAHRPSLRRKGQDDNTPNPATEQLAALAMRLQAG, from the coding sequence ATGCGGTACGCGATCTACTACACGCCATCGATGCACGATCCGCTCTCGGTGGCGGCTGCAAGCTGGCTGGGGCGGAACGTCTACTCAGGTGAGGCCTGCGAGCCCCCGTCCATCCCCGGCTTCAGCCGGCAGGAGGTCGCCTTTCACACGGCGGTTCCGCGCCGTTATGGTTTTCACGGTACCATCAAGGCACCTTTCAGGCTGCATCCTGACGAGACCGAGGCAAGCCTTCTGAAGTTCATGATGCAGTTCGCAAGCGCTGCCATGCCGTTCGAAATCCCGCGACTGGAAGTCTCTCGCCTGGGTTCCTTTTACGGTTTGATGTCGGCTTCGGAATGCGCCGAAATGAACTATTTCGCGGCTTCGGTGGTGGAAGCCTTCGACCGCTTTCGTGCACCGCTGTCCGAGGCGGAAATCGACCGACGTGACTCGGATTCGCTGACGGCGCCGCAATTCGCCAATCTGCATCGCTGGGGCTTTCCCTATGTGATGGATGAGTTCCGATTCCACATGATGCTCACCGGCGCGCTGCATTCCAATCTGAGAGATCGTTTCGAAAAAGCCCTGCGCGAGTATTTCGGGCATTTCCTTTCCGAGCCGATAAAAGTCGCTAGCCTTGCCTTGTTCATCGAGCCTGAGCCGGGCGCGCCGTTGCGCGTGCATTCCCAGCATCCGCTCGGTAAACTTTCGGCGCATCGCCCTTCTCTTCGCCGGAAAGGGCAGGATGACAACACGCCGAATCCTGCTACGGAGCAACTGGCAGCACTCGCGATGCGTCTCCAGGCTGGCTAA
- a CDS encoding Txe/YoeB family addiction module toxin — translation MLLIWHQAAWDDYVYWQQTDRAAQLRVNELIKDILPHPFEGLGKPEPLRQNFKGYWSRRITREHRLIYIVSGKGEEQSVTITQCRFLY, via the coding sequence ATGCTGCTCATATGGCATCAGGCTGCTTGGGACGACTACGTCTACTGGCAGCAAACTGACCGGGCGGCGCAACTGCGGGTCAATGAGCTTATCAAGGACATTCTGCCCCATCCCTTTGAAGGGCTCGGTAAGCCTGAGCCACTTCGTCAGAACTTCAAAGGCTATTGGTCCCGGCGTATAACGCGGGAGCATAGGTTGATTTACATTGTTTCCGGCAAGGGTGAGGAGCAGTCAGTGACCATCACCCAATGCCGCTTCCTCTACTGA
- the puuE gene encoding allantoinase PuuE: protein MVEKAYPRDLVGYGRNLPNVRWPGDANIAVQFVVNYEEGGESSIMDGERGSEALLSEIVGAQSWPGQRNLNMESIYEYGSRAGFWRLWRMFTSRKVDVTVYGVTLAMARNPEAVAAMKEAGWEIASHGYRWLEYKDFPEEEERRHVLEAVRLHKELTGSHPLGMYQGKPSDNTLKLVLEEGGFLYSSDSYADDLPYWVPGLTPDKPHLIIPYTLDANDMRFATPQGFNSGDQFFTYLKDTFDVLYAEGAEGSPKMMNVGLHCRLVGRPGRAAALARFVDYVLGHDKVWIPKRIDIARHWYEHHKPEGAL from the coding sequence ATGGTAGAAAAAGCTTATCCGCGCGATCTCGTCGGCTATGGACGCAACCTTCCCAACGTGCGCTGGCCGGGCGATGCGAACATCGCCGTGCAATTTGTGGTGAACTACGAAGAGGGCGGCGAAAGCTCGATCATGGACGGCGAAAGAGGCTCCGAAGCCTTGCTGTCGGAGATCGTTGGCGCGCAGTCCTGGCCGGGCCAGCGCAATCTCAACATGGAATCGATCTACGAATATGGCTCGCGCGCCGGTTTCTGGCGGCTTTGGCGCATGTTTACCAGCCGCAAGGTCGATGTGACCGTCTATGGCGTGACGCTGGCAATGGCGCGTAACCCGGAGGCCGTCGCGGCCATGAAGGAAGCCGGGTGGGAAATCGCCAGCCACGGCTATCGCTGGCTGGAATACAAGGATTTTCCGGAAGAGGAAGAGCGCAGGCACGTCCTCGAAGCCGTGCGGCTCCACAAGGAGCTGACCGGATCGCACCCGCTCGGTATGTATCAGGGCAAGCCGTCCGACAACACGCTGAAGCTGGTGCTGGAGGAGGGCGGCTTCCTCTATTCCAGCGACAGCTATGCCGACGACCTGCCCTACTGGGTGCCGGGCCTGACGCCCGACAAGCCACATCTGATCATCCCATATACGCTGGATGCCAACGATATGCGCTTTGCCACGCCGCAGGGCTTCAATTCCGGCGACCAGTTCTTCACCTATCTCAAGGATACGTTCGATGTGCTCTATGCTGAAGGCGCCGAGGGCAGTCCGAAGATGATGAACGTCGGGCTGCACTGCCGCCTCGTCGGCCGTCCCGGTCGTGCCGCGGCGCTCGCGCGCTTCGTCGACTATGTGCTGGGGCACGACAAGGTCTGGATCCCCAAGCGCATCGATATCGCCCGCCACTGGTATGAGCATCACAAGCCGGAAGGTGCACTCTGA
- the uraD gene encoding 2-oxo-4-hydroxy-4-carboxy-5-ureidoimidazoline decarboxylase, with the protein MAGKQEFVARFGGIFEHSPWVAERAYDARPQMPITAEDVHAGMVVAFRNATETERLDVLRAHPDLAGKLALAGNLTEDSKAEQASAGLDRLSAAEHARFTELNSAYVEKFGFPFIIAVKGLTKDNILEAFESRIGNTPQQELETAAAQVEKIAWLRLQALLPGDADV; encoded by the coding sequence ATGGCCGGAAAACAGGAATTCGTGGCTCGTTTCGGTGGCATCTTCGAGCATTCCCCGTGGGTCGCCGAGCGCGCCTATGATGCGCGGCCGCAGATGCCGATCACGGCGGAAGATGTGCATGCCGGCATGGTCGTCGCCTTCCGAAACGCGACGGAGACCGAACGGCTGGACGTGTTGCGCGCCCATCCCGATCTCGCCGGCAAGCTCGCCTTGGCGGGCAATCTGACCGAGGATTCGAAGGCCGAGCAGGCATCCGCTGGTCTCGACCGGTTAAGTGCGGCTGAGCATGCCCGCTTCACCGAGCTCAATTCGGCCTATGTGGAGAAATTCGGTTTTCCCTTCATCATCGCCGTCAAGGGGCTGACGAAGGACAACATTCTTGAAGCCTTCGAGAGCCGTATCGGTAATACGCCGCAGCAGGAACTGGAGACGGCAGCAGCGCAGGTGGAGAAGATTGCGTGGCTGCGGCTGCAGGCGCTGCTGCCGGGAGACGCCGATGTCTGA
- a CDS encoding ureidoglycolate lyase has product MARPLVIEPLTKAAFAPFGTIIEADPSSVRLINGGTTERFHALARADVVGDGASVIINLFRGQPRSFPYVVDMVERHPLGSQSFSPLSGHNWLAVVAPDEDGRPGVPRVFRVSGSRGLNYGRNVWHHPLIAVGAVCDFLVVDREGPGNNLVEFFYEEPFVIESAGNSDGASKP; this is encoded by the coding sequence ATGGCGCGTCCGCTTGTCATAGAGCCGCTGACGAAAGCTGCTTTTGCACCGTTCGGCACCATCATCGAGGCTGATCCTTCGTCGGTGCGGCTGATCAACGGCGGCACGACGGAACGTTTCCATGCGCTTGCCCGTGCCGATGTTGTGGGTGACGGCGCCTCCGTCATCATCAATCTGTTTCGTGGCCAGCCGCGCAGCTTTCCCTATGTTGTCGACATGGTTGAACGTCATCCTCTCGGCTCGCAGAGCTTTTCACCGCTCAGTGGCCACAACTGGCTCGCCGTCGTCGCCCCGGACGAGGACGGACGGCCGGGAGTGCCGCGCGTGTTTCGGGTGAGCGGATCGCGGGGGCTGAACTACGGCCGCAATGTCTGGCACCATCCACTGATCGCAGTCGGTGCTGTCTGCGATTTTCTCGTGGTCGATCGCGAGGGGCCGGGCAACAATCTGGTGGAGTTCTTCTACGAAGAACCCTTTGTCATCGAAAGCGCTGGCAACAGTGACGGAGCATCGAAACCATGA
- a CDS encoding host attachment protein: MTTTWILAADGNQARLLKGVNFLKDEPQSPEQEIFQIETKRVQDIMADKPGRSHSSNGQGRSAMEYSSDPVREEQQKFTAEVAGKIDAYAQQGAFDRLVLCAAPQTLGDLRTMLSSATRQKTTAEINKDFSKLPTDKLISSVRSVMFEQ, encoded by the coding sequence ATGACCACCACATGGATACTTGCCGCTGATGGAAATCAGGCTCGTCTGCTGAAGGGCGTGAATTTTCTGAAGGACGAGCCCCAGAGCCCTGAGCAGGAGATATTCCAGATAGAAACCAAGCGCGTGCAGGACATCATGGCCGACAAGCCGGGCCGTAGCCACTCTTCGAACGGACAAGGCCGCTCTGCCATGGAGTACAGCAGCGATCCCGTGCGTGAGGAACAGCAGAAGTTCACCGCCGAAGTTGCCGGCAAGATCGATGCCTATGCGCAGCAGGGGGCGTTCGATCGGCTCGTCCTTTGCGCGGCGCCGCAGACGCTGGGGGATCTTCGCACGATGCTATCGAGCGCAACGCGGCAGAAGACGACAGCCGAAATCAACAAGGATTTCAGCAAGCTGCCGACAGACAAGCTTATATCTTCCGTCCGCTCAGTAATGTTCGAACAGTAA
- the uraH gene encoding hydroxyisourate hydrolase has translation MIKSGRLTTHVLDTALGKPAEGLKIDLYRIDGERKTLLRTVSTNSDGRVDGPMLEGEAFAAGTYELLFHAGDYLRASGAALAEPAFLDLIPLRFGIADAASHYHVPLLFSPFSYSTYRGS, from the coding sequence ATGATCAAATCCGGCCGCCTAACCACCCATGTCCTTGATACAGCTCTCGGTAAACCGGCTGAGGGACTTAAAATCGACCTTTATCGTATCGACGGCGAGCGGAAGACTTTACTGCGCACGGTCTCTACCAACAGCGACGGCCGCGTCGATGGCCCGATGTTGGAAGGCGAGGCCTTTGCCGCCGGAACCTACGAGCTTCTGTTCCATGCGGGAGATTACTTGCGGGCAAGTGGCGCTGCGTTGGCGGAACCCGCCTTTCTCGACTTGATCCCCCTGCGCTTCGGTATCGCAGATGCGGCCAGCCATTATCATGTGCCGCTGCTGTTCTCGCCGTTCAGCTATTCGACTTATCGGGGGAGTTGA
- a CDS encoding PRC-barrel domain-containing protein yields the protein MSYQSPEFQTTRKDASIRETHDLIASDKVEGTRVYGADGKHIGTIERVILEKRSGRVSYAVLAFGGFLGLGEDHYPLPWAKLSYDENLGGYRTDVTRDQVESAPKYQSDEEYDWNRENGRRVYDYYGVPPYWM from the coding sequence ATGAGCTACCAGAGCCCTGAATTTCAGACGACCCGCAAGGATGCCAGCATTCGCGAAACCCACGACCTGATTGCCAGCGACAAGGTTGAAGGTACCCGCGTCTATGGCGCCGACGGTAAGCATATCGGCACCATCGAGCGGGTTATCCTCGAAAAACGCAGCGGCCGCGTTTCCTATGCCGTTCTCGCTTTCGGCGGCTTCCTGGGACTTGGCGAAGACCATTATCCGCTTCCGTGGGCAAAGTTGTCCTACGACGAAAACCTCGGCGGTTATCGCACAGACGTGACCCGCGATCAGGTTGAAAGCGCACCGAAGTATCAGAGTGACGAAGAATACGACTGGAACCGTGAGAACGGCCGTCGCGTCTATGATTATTACGGCGTACCGCCGTACTGGATGTAA
- the mnmD gene encoding tRNA (5-methylaminomethyl-2-thiouridine)(34)-methyltransferase MnmD, with protein sequence MTENSQENNLSPREETSVAPDRQTVTWDEGDMPYSQEFGDHFYCRTDGRLECGHVFLAGNSLPERFKQASSFTIGELGFGTGLNFCETWRQFRDVATAGQRLDFISFERFPLQRADIDRALSHWPEIERERSALRAVWPDTPSGRVVLDIDDHVRLTVVCGTAFDEIGRFEDLFDAWYLDGFTPSRNPDMWSASLMQRIYDHTVNQGSFATYAAAGFVRRNLQAAGFSVERRKGFAGKREMLCGARQG encoded by the coding sequence ATGACCGAAAACTCCCAGGAAAACAACCTGTCCCCACGCGAGGAAACAAGCGTTGCTCCCGATCGCCAGACCGTGACATGGGATGAGGGCGATATGCCCTATTCGCAGGAATTTGGCGATCACTTTTATTGCCGCACCGACGGACGCCTGGAATGCGGTCACGTCTTCCTGGCAGGCAACAGCCTCCCAGAACGGTTCAAACAGGCGTCTTCCTTCACGATCGGCGAACTGGGCTTCGGCACCGGGCTGAATTTCTGCGAGACGTGGCGACAGTTCCGCGATGTTGCAACGGCAGGACAACGGCTCGACTTCATTTCCTTCGAACGCTTTCCCCTGCAGCGGGCAGACATAGACCGGGCGCTCTCGCATTGGCCCGAAATTGAACGCGAACGATCGGCGCTTCGCGCCGTCTGGCCCGACACCCCATCTGGCCGCGTGGTGCTGGACATCGATGATCATGTGCGGCTGACTGTGGTCTGTGGCACTGCCTTCGATGAGATAGGGCGCTTCGAAGACCTCTTCGACGCCTGGTATCTCGATGGGTTTACGCCCTCGCGAAACCCCGACATGTGGTCGGCTTCGCTGATGCAGCGCATCTACGATCACACGGTAAACCAGGGCAGCTTTGCCACCTATGCCGCCGCCGGTTTCGTACGACGCAACCTGCAGGCGGCGGGTTTTTCCGTCGAGCGCCGCAAGGGTTTTGCCGGCAAACGCGAGATGCTTTGCGGCGCCAGACAGGGCTGA
- a CDS encoding type II toxin-antitoxin system Phd/YefM family antitoxin: MFSKAREELAGLLDEVSQDRVAVEIVRRNKPSAILIDKDEYEGMLETLHLMSSPANAKRLMGAIADVEAGRNLVHHGLIED, from the coding sequence ATGTTTTCCAAAGCCCGCGAAGAACTTGCGGGACTTCTGGATGAAGTAAGCCAGGATCGCGTTGCTGTCGAAATTGTCCGACGCAACAAACCCTCGGCGATCCTGATCGACAAGGATGAATATGAGGGCATGCTGGAAACGCTGCATCTCATGTCGTCGCCTGCCAATGCCAAGCGTCTCATGGGTGCTATCGCAGACGTAGAGGCAGGAAGGAACCTGGTTCACCACGGTCTTATTGAAGACTGA